A genomic stretch from Phycisphaerae bacterium includes:
- the moaA gene encoding GTP 3',8-cyclase MoaA, with the protein MPVALPIVERPEIRPDSITGPRDIRAVRTLRISVTDRCNFRCVYCMPEDNLDWVPRDTLLTFEEIVEVVRAAVGHGITAFKLTGGEPLVRHDLPRLVAMLRAEPGVTDLSMTTNGALLDQYAGSLKRAGLDRLTVSLDTLDREKFRAITRGADIEAVWRGINSAVAAGFKHPKINCVAMRGINDDEFADFAMLTRETDLTVRFIEYMPLGRTALGGEYEARFIGEQNIRDRITQWCGSLEPASKDSGFGPANVWRLRGALGRIGFISAMSKPFCATCNRLRLTAEGQLRSCLFDGGEEELRPILRSDRRLAPRELQHAFLRCVAFKPEVHSYWGNRQMSQIGG; encoded by the coding sequence ATGCCCGTCGCATTACCCATCGTGGAGCGGCCCGAGATTCGGCCGGATTCGATCACCGGTCCGCGCGATATCCGCGCCGTGCGGACGCTGCGGATCAGCGTGACCGATCGTTGCAATTTCCGCTGCGTTTATTGCATGCCGGAGGACAATCTCGACTGGGTCCCGCGCGACACGCTGCTGACGTTTGAAGAGATCGTCGAGGTCGTCCGCGCGGCGGTGGGTCACGGTATTACGGCGTTCAAGCTCACGGGCGGCGAACCGCTCGTGCGGCACGATCTTCCGCGGCTGGTGGCGATGCTCCGGGCCGAGCCCGGTGTGACCGACCTTTCCATGACGACAAACGGGGCGCTTCTGGATCAATATGCCGGTTCCCTGAAGAGGGCCGGGCTGGATCGATTGACGGTAAGTCTCGATACGCTGGATCGCGAGAAGTTCCGTGCCATCACTCGCGGGGCGGACATCGAGGCGGTGTGGCGTGGGATTAACTCGGCCGTCGCCGCCGGGTTCAAGCATCCGAAGATTAACTGCGTGGCGATGCGCGGCATCAACGATGACGAGTTCGCCGATTTTGCCATGCTGACGCGCGAGACCGACCTCACGGTACGCTTCATTGAGTACATGCCGCTGGGCCGAACGGCGCTGGGCGGCGAGTACGAGGCCCGGTTCATCGGCGAGCAAAACATCCGCGACCGGATTACGCAGTGGTGTGGTTCGTTGGAGCCCGCTTCGAAAGACAGCGGTTTTGGCCCGGCGAACGTGTGGCGCCTGCGCGGCGCGCTTGGGCGAATCGGATTCATCAGCGCGATGTCCAAGCCGTTTTGCGCGACGTGCAATCGCCTCCGTCTGACCGCCGAGGGGCAACTGCGGAGCTGCCTTTTTGATGGCGGCGAAGAGGAGCTGCGGCCCATTCTGCGAAGCGATCGTCGCCTTGCGCCGCGCGAGCTTCAGCACGCCTTTCTCCGCTGCGTCGCCTTTAAGCCGGAGGTGCATTCGTATTGGGGCAATCGGCAGATGTCTCAGATTGGCGGATAA
- a CDS encoding glycosyltransferase family 39 protein, translated as MNEDQRSGMTIEALDGPATPRFRRWLAGILFAAAVLRVVLVVYAERDPSRFDYPDTHRYVQVARNIAAGLGPIDSPEVRAGTDPLYPAILSAGILLGLEDTRSILRFGRVVNVLCAIVSIALLAAIGRRLMGGRAGLIAAGFLAVDPILLFFNGLVLTETLYITLLLAGMYCIIRQQGVPHAGWSLAAGIMLGLGVVTRSTSLLLPVMLFPFVVAFANSPRVSPHGFAGARPCHSLTRRRLALLFILGTVAPVGLVVARNYGLFGHFVPVRTGGGASLLEAFGPWADGGPGMDRIEYPIVPAGTDEYERDRVHREAAWNWIRANPRESMQLAWAKLRRTWSVTLHAPGYSTTRYLLIGWLTVAPVYGLALIGAFLLRKQVFVVLLLIAPGVYFSLVHMVFVGSVRYRLPAMPFLFLLAGAAIDYWRCRERPDGAARCSQWRIP; from the coding sequence GTGAACGAAGACCAGCGAAGCGGGATGACGATCGAGGCACTGGATGGGCCGGCGACACCGCGCTTCCGTCGGTGGCTCGCGGGCATCCTGTTCGCGGCGGCGGTCTTGCGCGTCGTACTCGTGGTTTACGCCGAGCGCGATCCGAGCCGGTTTGACTACCCCGATACGCATCGCTACGTACAGGTGGCCCGCAATATCGCGGCCGGACTGGGGCCGATCGATTCGCCGGAAGTGCGCGCGGGGACCGATCCGCTGTATCCCGCGATCCTGTCCGCCGGAATCTTGCTAGGGCTCGAGGACACGAGGTCCATTCTTCGATTCGGACGAGTCGTCAACGTACTTTGTGCGATTGTTTCCATCGCGCTTCTGGCGGCGATTGGACGGCGGCTTATGGGAGGCCGAGCCGGTTTGATTGCGGCGGGTTTTTTGGCGGTGGACCCTATCCTGCTTTTTTTCAACGGTCTGGTGCTGACGGAGACGTTATACATCACGCTGCTCCTCGCGGGCATGTATTGCATCATTCGCCAACAAGGGGTGCCCCACGCAGGCTGGAGTCTTGCGGCGGGGATAATGCTGGGGCTTGGCGTCGTTACACGTAGCACCAGCCTTTTGCTCCCAGTGATGCTGTTTCCATTTGTTGTGGCGTTCGCCAATAGTCCGCGGGTTTCCCCTCACGGCTTCGCTGGTGCGAGACCGTGCCACTCACTGACTCGGCGGCGCCTCGCCCTGTTATTCATTCTCGGGACGGTAGCCCCTGTGGGCCTTGTGGTCGCCCGGAATTACGGGCTATTCGGGCATTTCGTTCCGGTGCGAACCGGCGGAGGCGCGAGCCTGCTGGAAGCGTTCGGACCGTGGGCGGACGGGGGACCGGGAATGGACCGCATCGAGTATCCGATCGTGCCGGCGGGTACTGACGAATATGAACGGGATCGAGTGCATCGGGAGGCGGCATGGAATTGGATTCGCGCGAATCCGAGGGAGTCGATGCAGCTTGCCTGGGCGAAGCTGCGGCGGACATGGTCGGTGACGCTCCATGCGCCGGGCTATTCGACCACGCGCTACCTGCTAATCGGATGGTTGACGGTGGCGCCAGTCTATGGCCTCGCTCTGATAGGGGCCTTTTTGCTTCGGAAACAGGTGTTTGTGGTTTTGCTCCTCATCGCACCGGGAGTTTACTTTAGTCTGGTCCACATGGTGTTTGTGGGCTCGGTAAGATATCGTTTGCCAGCGATGCCGTTCCTTTTCTTACTGGCGGGAGCGGCGATCGATTATTGGCGGTGTCGGGAGCGACCCGACGGGGCGGCCAGGTGTTCACAATGGCGAATTCCGTAA
- a CDS encoding glycoside hydrolase family 9 protein → MIRASANIRGVLGLIIAMAAAEAALAQPYSPHVRIDQFGYLPQARKIAVFREPVQGFDAPSPYSPGPLIQVRRVSDQQVVYSAAPATWNGGAIHTQSGDRVWRFDFSALTVPGTYDIYDPATGAASEPFNIVDDVYDLALRQAVRMYYYQRCGTPKAVPHTSADWSDATCHLGTQQDLDCRSVSNPVPATSRNLSGGWHDAGDYNKYVNYADSALHSLLFAYQDVPWYWTDDYGIPESGNGIPDLLDEIKWELDWLLKMQNPDGSVLHKMAVTDFSAASPPSSDSGARRYAPATASATISACGAYAHAAQVYASLPQTQAYATILQTAAVSAWNWLVANPGAIPSSYNNAGFVNAAAEESAYDQQTSRLCAAVYLFRLTGQATYRNYVDANYTTAHLFVWSYASVWEQEYNDALLLYAASPGATASVAAQIRQRYTASVVGNDHLVQVQNVVDPYGAYLEDGNYTWGSNRTKSLQGQMYASMNRHCLGGASATALRDAAEALAHYFHGVNPMGFTYLTNMGDFGAQSSVNEMYHAWFADGTVWDSAATSPFGPPPGYLTGGPNPSYTPDASYVGPPIEPPENQPIQKSYRDWNTNWPQNSWEVTECHIPYQAAYVRLLANVAAGGAICPGDVNRDGGFDGRDIDGFIDCIIGGGTNCPCADLDGNGSTTNSDVPPFVAQLLNPPACL, encoded by the coding sequence ATGATTCGTGCATCGGCGAACATCCGCGGGGTGCTGGGCCTCATAATCGCGATGGCGGCGGCCGAGGCGGCGCTCGCCCAGCCATACTCACCGCACGTCCGTATCGATCAGTTTGGTTACCTGCCGCAGGCCAGGAAGATCGCCGTGTTCCGCGAGCCGGTGCAGGGATTCGATGCTCCGTCGCCCTATTCACCCGGTCCGCTCATCCAGGTGCGCCGAGTCAGCGATCAGCAGGTGGTGTATTCCGCTGCTCCCGCGACGTGGAACGGGGGCGCCATCCACACGCAATCGGGAGATCGGGTCTGGAGGTTTGATTTCAGCGCCCTCACCGTGCCGGGCACTTACGATATTTACGACCCCGCGACGGGCGCTGCGTCGGAGCCGTTCAACATCGTGGATGATGTGTACGACCTCGCCCTGCGCCAGGCCGTCCGCATGTACTACTACCAGCGCTGCGGCACGCCCAAGGCCGTCCCTCATACGTCCGCGGATTGGTCCGACGCCACGTGCCACCTTGGCACCCAGCAGGATTTGGATTGCCGCTCTGTGTCCAACCCCGTCCCGGCCACGTCGCGCAACCTCTCCGGCGGTTGGCATGACGCCGGCGACTACAACAAGTATGTCAATTACGCCGACTCCGCGCTCCACTCGCTGCTTTTCGCGTATCAGGATGTGCCGTGGTACTGGACGGATGATTACGGCATTCCTGAATCCGGCAACGGTATCCCCGACCTTCTCGACGAGATCAAGTGGGAACTGGACTGGCTGCTGAAGATGCAGAACCCCGACGGGTCGGTCCTGCACAAGATGGCCGTGACCGACTTCAGCGCCGCCAGCCCGCCCAGTTCGGACAGCGGGGCGCGGCGATACGCGCCCGCCACCGCGTCGGCGACCATCTCCGCCTGCGGGGCGTACGCCCATGCGGCGCAGGTCTATGCTTCGTTGCCGCAAACTCAAGCGTACGCGACGATCCTGCAGACCGCGGCGGTCAGTGCGTGGAATTGGTTGGTGGCCAACCCCGGGGCCATCCCCTCGTCCTACAACAACGCCGGGTTTGTGAACGCCGCCGCTGAGGAATCCGCCTACGACCAGCAGACCAGCCGGCTTTGCGCGGCCGTTTACTTATTTCGATTGACCGGCCAGGCGACTTATCGCAATTACGTGGATGCCAACTACACGACCGCGCATCTATTCGTCTGGTCGTACGCCTCCGTCTGGGAACAAGAATACAATGACGCCTTGTTGCTCTATGCCGCGTCGCCCGGGGCCACGGCGTCGGTCGCAGCGCAGATTCGCCAGCGTTACACCGCGTCCGTCGTCGGCAATGACCACCTGGTCCAGGTGCAGAACGTCGTGGACCCGTACGGCGCTTACCTCGAAGACGGCAATTACACCTGGGGCAGCAATCGCACCAAGTCCCTGCAAGGGCAGATGTACGCGTCGATGAACCGCCATTGCCTGGGCGGTGCGAGCGCGACGGCCCTGCGCGACGCGGCCGAGGCCCTCGCCCATTACTTTCACGGTGTCAATCCGATGGGCTTCACTTATCTCACGAACATGGGCGACTTCGGCGCGCAATCCAGCGTCAACGAGATGTACCATGCGTGGTTTGCCGACGGCACCGTGTGGGACAGCGCGGCGACATCGCCGTTCGGCCCGCCGCCCGGTTACTTGACGGGCGGGCCGAATCCATCCTATACACCCGATGCGAGCTATGTTGGTCCGCCCATTGAGCCGCCGGAAAACCAGCCGATTCAAAAGAGCTATCGCGACTGGAACACGAACTGGCCGCAAAACTCCTGGGAAGTGACGGAGTGCCATATCCCGTATCAAGCGGCGTACGTTCGGCTCCTGGCCAACGTCGCGGCCGGCGGCGCGATCTGTCCGGGCGACGTGAACCGGGACGGTGGTTTCGACGGACGCGACATCGACGGCTTCATCGACTGCATCATCGGCGGCGGGACGAACTGTCCCTGTGCGGACCTGGATGGAAACGGGAGTACGACGAACAGCGACGTTCCTCCTTTCGTCGCGCAGTTGTTGAACCCGCCGGCATGTCTATAG
- the tilS gene encoding tRNA lysidine(34) synthetase TilS yields the protein MMDVRQFHRRFFDASRDLLPAGAKIVCAVSGGADSMAMLHGLCAVNGLRDRRWLLSVTHVNHQIRRDSEECAKFVRQTACDLGLECRVEAADVPAIQKAEGGTLEETGRRVRYEFLHRAAGDTGASVVAVAHHADDQAETVLHRIVRGTGLHGLAGMRRSRPIEEGNTIVLVRPLLGFRRAELREYLLARGLSSWEDATNADPAAATRNRIRHEVIPQLEAKLNPHAVGALVRLANQADDAAQTIRWAAERAMAEIRVEAGGGEVRLTASLLAAFPAALRSQIVRLALDEVGAEFGQLGQERINAAVELANRDRRRRTIELPGGIRVERQSDHWVARRPCSAAVIGAEGPLQVKQRYS from the coding sequence ATGATGGACGTACGGCAATTTCATCGACGGTTTTTTGACGCAAGCCGGGATCTCCTACCCGCCGGCGCGAAGATCGTGTGCGCCGTTTCGGGCGGGGCCGATTCGATGGCGATGCTGCATGGGCTTTGCGCGGTGAACGGACTGCGCGATCGGCGATGGCTACTGTCCGTCACTCATGTGAATCATCAAATCCGGAGGGACTCGGAGGAGTGCGCGAAGTTTGTGCGCCAGACCGCGTGCGACCTTGGATTGGAGTGCCGCGTCGAGGCGGCGGATGTGCCCGCAATTCAGAAGGCCGAAGGCGGGACCCTGGAAGAGACGGGGCGGCGCGTGCGTTATGAGTTTCTGCACCGCGCGGCCGGAGATACGGGCGCGAGCGTCGTCGCCGTGGCGCACCATGCGGACGACCAGGCCGAGACGGTGCTCCATCGCATTGTCCGTGGGACCGGGTTGCACGGGTTGGCGGGGATGCGGCGATCGCGACCAATCGAGGAAGGAAACACCATTGTGCTGGTTCGACCCCTGCTTGGCTTTCGGCGGGCGGAGTTGCGCGAATACCTTCTCGCCAGGGGCCTCTCGTCTTGGGAGGATGCGACGAACGCTGATCCGGCGGCGGCGACGCGGAATCGCATCCGCCATGAGGTCATTCCGCAACTTGAAGCGAAACTGAATCCCCACGCGGTCGGTGCGCTCGTGCGATTAGCGAATCAGGCCGATGACGCGGCACAGACCATTCGATGGGCGGCGGAACGGGCCATGGCGGAGATTCGCGTAGAGGCCGGGGGCGGCGAGGTTCGGCTAACGGCATCGTTGTTGGCGGCGTTTCCAGCGGCCCTGCGGTCACAAATCGTGCGGCTGGCCCTGGACGAAGTCGGTGCGGAGTTTGGACAATTGGGACAGGAGCGCATTAATGCGGCCGTAGAATTGGCAAATCGCGATCGGCGGCGGCGAACCATTGAGCTGCCCGGTGGGATCCGCGTCGAACGACAGAGTGATCATTGGGTAGCCCGGCGGCCGTGCAGCGCTGCGGTCATCGGCGCCGAGGGCCCCCTTCAAGTCAAGCAGCGCTATTCGTGA
- a CDS encoding sigma-70 family RNA polymerase sigma factor gives MKGQCVADASEEAEFVERCRGGDRAAFGRLIALYQDRVFNLCLRMCGNAADAEDYAQEAFVKAMRSIDRFDGRSRFYTWLFRIAVNGVISGRRKDGRATIRSLDDGRLAANDSGHASLRIDPAARETGPMEQAALREEHGQVLAALAELDVDHRAAVLLRNVESLDYSEIAEVLGVAVGTVKSRLHRARLALRDRLQPMRESPKHG, from the coding sequence GTGAAGGGACAGTGCGTCGCCGATGCCAGCGAAGAGGCCGAATTCGTCGAGCGTTGCCGCGGCGGCGACCGGGCGGCCTTTGGGCGGCTCATTGCCCTGTACCAGGACCGGGTGTTCAACCTGTGCCTGCGGATGTGTGGCAACGCGGCCGACGCGGAGGACTATGCTCAAGAAGCGTTCGTCAAGGCGATGCGGTCGATCGATCGCTTCGACGGTCGAAGCCGATTCTATACGTGGCTGTTTCGGATCGCCGTGAATGGGGTTATCAGCGGCCGCCGAAAAGACGGGCGAGCGACGATACGATCACTGGATGACGGGCGGCTGGCAGCGAACGATTCCGGTCACGCTTCACTCCGGATCGACCCGGCAGCCCGGGAGACCGGACCGATGGAGCAGGCAGCGCTCCGCGAGGAGCATGGGCAGGTGCTGGCGGCACTGGCGGAATTGGACGTGGACCATCGCGCGGCCGTCCTGCTTCGCAACGTGGAGTCGCTGGACTATTCGGAAATCGCGGAGGTGCTCGGCGTCGCCGTTGGGACGGTCAAGTCGCGCTTGCACCGCGCGAGGCTGGCGTTACGCGATCGGCTGCAGCCGATGAGGGAGTCGCCGAAGCATGGCTGA
- the nadB gene encoding L-aspartate oxidase, translated as MGEHFADRRYLLNFESQRLGQVFTDVLVIGAGVAGLRAAIEAGRRSHVILISKDGLAECNTAYAQGGIAVVTDASDTVDAHVRDTLEVACGLGHRDRIERMARDGPACLKELLTWGAKFDLDGGVVALAMEGGHSARRVVHAAGDATGRELSRALAARAASLETIRLFENCFVIDLVVEDGRCIAALTHHQKYGHQIIWAKQTILASGGAGCLFRETTNSPSATADGHAIAFRAGAILRDMEFVQFHPTALYIAGASRALISEAVRGEGAYLVDREGRRFMPSYHPDAELAPRDVVSRAILRQIAESEATCVYLDVRHFPAGQFARRFPNIAALCRDFDIDVSKNLIPVRPAAHYMIGGVAVDSNGRSSIEGLWACGEAAASGVHGANRLASNSLLEGLVFGKLAGHESAEAAARMTGPGGPRPLRSVIAPSVRTELDLADVRNSLRALCWRNIGIDRTGDRLRETLEIIDFWGRYVMDKVLDHRAGWETQNMLTVARCTALAALAREESRGVHFRDDYPSPDDARFLGHVTLQRLNESVREGFEPIAR; from the coding sequence ATGGGCGAACATTTCGCCGATCGCCGCTACCTCCTGAACTTCGAGAGCCAGCGCCTCGGACAGGTCTTCACCGACGTGCTCGTGATTGGCGCGGGCGTGGCCGGCCTGCGCGCGGCGATCGAGGCGGGCCGCCGCAGCCATGTCATCCTCATCAGCAAAGACGGACTGGCGGAGTGCAATACGGCTTATGCCCAGGGCGGCATCGCCGTTGTCACGGATGCGAGCGACACCGTCGACGCGCACGTCCGCGACACGCTGGAGGTGGCCTGCGGGCTGGGCCATCGCGACCGGATCGAGCGGATGGCCCGCGACGGCCCGGCGTGCCTGAAAGAACTTCTGACGTGGGGGGCGAAGTTTGATCTCGACGGCGGCGTGGTGGCCCTGGCGATGGAAGGCGGGCACTCGGCCCGGCGCGTGGTCCACGCCGCCGGTGACGCGACGGGCCGGGAACTCAGTCGCGCGCTGGCGGCCCGCGCTGCATCGCTGGAGACCATTCGTCTCTTCGAGAACTGCTTCGTCATCGATCTGGTCGTCGAGGACGGCCGCTGCATTGCCGCCTTGACGCATCATCAGAAATACGGCCATCAGATCATCTGGGCCAAACAGACGATCCTCGCCTCCGGGGGCGCGGGTTGTCTCTTTCGCGAGACCACCAACAGCCCTTCCGCCACGGCAGACGGTCACGCGATCGCTTTCCGGGCCGGGGCCATTCTCCGCGACATGGAGTTCGTGCAGTTCCACCCGACGGCGCTGTACATCGCCGGCGCTTCGCGCGCGTTGATCAGCGAGGCGGTTCGCGGCGAGGGGGCCTACCTGGTCGATCGCGAGGGCCGGCGCTTCATGCCGAGTTATCACCCCGACGCGGAACTCGCCCCGCGCGACGTCGTCAGCCGGGCGATCCTGCGACAGATCGCGGAGTCCGAGGCGACCTGCGTATATCTGGACGTTCGCCATTTTCCCGCCGGTCAGTTCGCGCGGCGGTTTCCCAACATCGCCGCGTTATGCCGAGACTTCGACATCGATGTGTCCAAGAACCTCATTCCCGTCCGACCCGCGGCGCACTACATGATCGGCGGCGTCGCGGTGGATTCGAACGGCCGGTCCTCCATTGAGGGGCTTTGGGCGTGCGGCGAGGCGGCCGCCAGCGGCGTTCATGGGGCCAATCGTCTGGCCAGCAACTCGTTATTAGAGGGCCTGGTCTTCGGTAAATTGGCCGGGCACGAATCGGCCGAGGCGGCGGCCCGAATGACCGGCCCCGGCGGCCCCCGGCCGCTGCGAAGCGTCATTGCCCCCAGCGTTCGAACGGAACTGGACCTGGCGGACGTCCGCAACAGTTTGCGGGCGCTGTGCTGGCGAAACATCGGCATCGACCGCACAGGCGACCGGCTCCGCGAAACACTGGAGATCATTGATTTCTGGGGCCGTTATGTCATGGACAAGGTCCTAGATCACCGGGCCGGATGGGAGACCCAGAATATGCTGACCGTCGCGCGATGCACGGCGTTGGCGGCGCTGGCCCGCGAGGAGTCGCGCGGGGTCCACTTTCGCGACGATTATCCGTCGCCCGACGACGCCCGCTTTCTCGGTCACGTGACGCTGCAACGGCTGAACGAGTCCGTGCGGGAGGGCTTCGAGCCCATCGCGCGATGA
- the rsgA gene encoding ribosome small subunit-dependent GTPase A → MAKGRGRKVRVDLRKNRGKPGRGKSEWTRRHRGGDPKSDETKQVENVRAKGDLSRRRTIIVDDESAESQALQSGIVVTVRGLICEVDDGQRHWACTVRGMVRTRLIDERASVTVGDRVRFAPVAHGEEQGRTTSEARDLPEGVIEDVEPRRSVLERQYERRVQVIAANVDLVVITMAADQPTLRPHLIDRYLVSVHKGGMRPAICINKADLDVEGQAEAVVERYRGLGYKAFFTCVPEGRGLDELRELLAGQTSTLVGPSGVGKSSLLNAIEPGFSLKVGTLTDLARGRHTTTTARLLPWSFGGYVVDTPGLRQFELASVEAEEVEAYFKEFVDLIQQCKYPNCSHTHEANCAIKAAVEEGRITPERYDSYCKMYEECAARRHYE, encoded by the coding sequence GTGGCCAAAGGTCGAGGTCGAAAAGTTCGCGTCGATCTTCGCAAGAACCGGGGCAAGCCCGGGCGCGGCAAGAGCGAGTGGACGCGCCGGCACCGCGGGGGCGACCCAAAATCCGACGAGACGAAGCAAGTCGAAAACGTCCGCGCCAAAGGCGATCTGTCGCGCAGGCGAACGATCATCGTTGACGACGAATCGGCGGAATCGCAGGCGCTTCAATCGGGAATCGTCGTCACGGTCCGCGGGCTGATCTGCGAAGTGGACGACGGGCAGCGCCACTGGGCCTGCACCGTCCGTGGAATGGTGCGGACGCGGCTCATCGACGAACGGGCATCCGTCACCGTCGGGGACCGCGTTCGCTTTGCCCCGGTCGCGCATGGCGAGGAGCAGGGCCGGACGACCAGCGAAGCGCGGGATCTTCCCGAAGGGGTCATCGAGGACGTCGAGCCACGGCGCTCGGTACTCGAGCGGCAATACGAGCGGCGCGTGCAGGTGATCGCCGCCAACGTCGATCTCGTCGTCATCACCATGGCCGCCGATCAGCCGACGCTCCGGCCGCACCTCATCGATCGCTATCTCGTCTCTGTCCACAAGGGCGGCATGCGCCCCGCGATATGCATCAACAAGGCCGACTTGGATGTGGAGGGCCAGGCCGAAGCCGTCGTCGAACGCTATCGCGGCCTCGGCTACAAGGCATTTTTCACCTGCGTCCCGGAAGGACGAGGCTTGGACGAACTGCGCGAACTGCTCGCGGGGCAGACGTCCACGCTGGTCGGGCCCAGCGGCGTCGGCAAGAGTTCACTGCTCAACGCGATTGAGCCGGGCTTCTCGCTCAAAGTCGGCACGCTGACCGACCTGGCGCGCGGGCGGCACACCACGACGACGGCGCGGCTATTGCCGTGGAGTTTCGGCGGATACGTCGTCGATACGCCCGGACTTCGCCAATTCGAACTCGCGTCCGTCGAGGCTGAGGAGGTCGAGGCGTATTTCAAGGAGTTTGTCGACCTTATTCAGCAGTGCAAATACCCCAACTGCTCTCACACGCACGAGGCGAATTGCGCCATCAAGGCGGCGGTGGAGGAAGGCCGTATCACGCCCGAGCGCTACGACAGCTATTGCAAGATGTATGAGGAGTGCGCGGCGAGGCGGCACTATGAGTAG
- a CDS encoding MotA/TolQ/ExbB proton channel family protein encodes MSSLPLNHTPRGAEPIHRDRHLIPILVGIIGFFVVLGIAQSIHTGRDPQGGGVHAYNFLIVCLAPLAMLAAVYGWAGVVDAFCWIVRRPTRGTSAREAVTFFQLGAAFAMAVGCLNTLVGLVLSLTDLTDTQRLGSGIALALLSQLYGVFVAVTCIAVAAYIARRHRETRVLTPLARRAASVAGLTIVAGTLTTLLVFGILMLSAAPGL; translated from the coding sequence ATGTCTTCGCTACCCCTGAACCATACTCCGCGAGGTGCGGAGCCGATTCATCGCGACCGGCATCTGATTCCGATCCTGGTCGGGATCATCGGCTTCTTCGTGGTGCTCGGCATCGCCCAATCGATTCACACGGGCCGCGATCCCCAGGGCGGCGGCGTCCATGCGTACAATTTTCTGATCGTGTGCCTGGCGCCACTGGCAATGCTCGCCGCAGTCTATGGGTGGGCCGGGGTCGTCGACGCGTTTTGCTGGATTGTCCGGCGGCCGACACGGGGAACCTCGGCGCGCGAAGCCGTCACGTTTTTTCAGTTGGGCGCGGCGTTTGCGATGGCCGTCGGTTGCTTGAACACCCTCGTCGGGCTGGTACTCAGTCTGACCGATCTGACCGACACGCAGCGGCTGGGATCGGGGATCGCGCTCGCGCTCCTCAGCCAGCTTTACGGCGTATTTGTCGCGGTCACATGCATCGCCGTGGCCGCCTACATCGCCCGGCGACATCGGGAAACGCGCGTGCTGACGCCGCTGGCCAGACGGGCGGCCAGCGTTGCCGGGCTGACGATCGTCGCGGGGACGCTGACGACGCTCCTGGTCTTCGGGATTCTCATGCTCAGCGCGGCGCCAGGGCTGTGA